The following coding sequences lie in one Mucilaginibacter sp. KACC 22773 genomic window:
- a CDS encoding SDR family oxidoreductase, producing MTGLFSLNQKTAVVTGALGLIGKKHCEALAAAGANVVVADIDAEAAQTFAQQLGQNHIGIGLDVTSKQSLIDALNTILNKYDGLDILVNNAAINDKFEDPAMAKELSAFENYPLEAFQRSLNVNVTGVFLSSQILGTHMALQGSGSIINIASTYGMVGPDQTIYRNAAGEQTFYKSAAYPVTKGAIINFTRFLAAYWGHTGVRVNTLSPGGVENGQTEDFIGNYSAKTLLGRMAKAADYQGALVFLASEASAYMTGANLVVDGGWTAI from the coding sequence ATGACGGGTTTATTTTCATTAAATCAAAAAACGGCAGTAGTAACGGGTGCACTTGGCCTTATAGGAAAAAAACACTGCGAAGCGCTGGCAGCGGCCGGTGCCAATGTGGTAGTGGCCGATATTGATGCCGAAGCCGCACAAACCTTTGCGCAGCAATTAGGCCAAAACCATATTGGGATAGGCTTAGATGTAACCAGCAAACAATCGTTAATTGACGCGCTTAATACCATACTGAATAAATACGATGGCCTGGACATCCTGGTGAACAACGCAGCCATCAACGATAAGTTTGAAGATCCTGCTATGGCCAAAGAGCTTTCGGCATTTGAAAACTATCCGTTAGAGGCTTTCCAGCGGTCACTAAATGTAAACGTAACCGGGGTATTTTTAAGCTCACAAATATTGGGTACACATATGGCCTTACAAGGCAGTGGCAGTATCATCAATATTGCCAGCACCTATGGCATGGTAGGGCCCGACCAAACGATATACCGTAATGCCGCCGGCGAGCAGACATTTTATAAATCGGCAGCTTACCCGGTAACCAAGGGGGCTATCATCAACTTTACCCGTTTTTTGGCTGCTTACTGGGGGCATACCGGGGTAAGAGTTAATACCCTATCGCCGGGTGGCGTCGAGAACGGACAAACAGAAGATTTTATAGGCAATTATTCAGCAAAAACTTTACTGGGCCGTATGGCCAAAGCAGCTGATTACCAGGGCGCGCTTGTATTTCTGGCCAGCGAGGCCTCGGCGTACATGACGGGTGCAAATCTGGTAGTTGATGGAGGATGGACAGCAATTTAA
- a CDS encoding N-acetylneuraminate synthase family protein, which yields MNEILKQKAAGIKLLLTDNDGVLTDAGVYYNTDGELLKKFNMRDGMGVERLRKFAGVDTGIITGEHSPSLIKRAAKLQIVELHTGIKDKVAVLKEICSRLNLSLNEVAYIGDDYNDLEVMKLAGLTACPADALPLIKTKADFVSTLNGGEGCFREVAEFIIDAKGNTNLSAGTRNGTITLQNGRVIGKGQPSYIIAEIGINHNGSLETCKKLIDEAVAAKADAVKFQKRTPEICVPKDQWEIMRDTPWGRITYIDYKRKTEFGIAEYATIDHYCKKLGIDWFVSAWDVPSVDFMERFDTILYKLASASLTDFDLIQRILETGKPLMLSTGMSTMKEIEATMDFVNAFDENYPLFIAHSTSAYPCAPQELNLKMIQTLEAKYPGIPIGYSGHETGLATTVAAVSLGATFVERHFTLDRAMWGSDHAASVEPQGLQRLVRDIRDVETATGDGEKRVYESELAPMKRLRVNISDEYKEKPLV from the coding sequence ATGAATGAAATTTTAAAACAAAAAGCGGCAGGCATCAAACTTTTGCTAACCGACAACGATGGTGTACTAACCGATGCCGGTGTTTACTATAACACCGATGGCGAACTGCTTAAAAAATTCAACATGCGCGACGGCATGGGTGTGGAGCGGCTGCGAAAATTTGCAGGCGTAGATACCGGCATCATCACCGGCGAACATTCCCCTTCCCTTATAAAAAGGGCCGCCAAATTGCAGATAGTTGAATTGCATACAGGAATTAAAGATAAAGTTGCTGTTTTAAAAGAAATTTGCAGCCGCTTAAACCTGTCATTAAACGAAGTTGCCTACATAGGCGATGATTATAACGACCTTGAAGTAATGAAACTGGCTGGCCTAACCGCCTGCCCTGCCGATGCTTTGCCTTTGATAAAAACAAAAGCTGATTTTGTAAGCACCCTAAATGGCGGCGAAGGCTGTTTCCGCGAGGTTGCAGAATTTATTATCGATGCAAAAGGTAATACTAATTTATCAGCCGGTACCCGCAATGGCACCATTACCCTGCAAAATGGCCGCGTAATTGGCAAGGGCCAACCAAGCTATATCATTGCCGAAATTGGCATTAACCATAACGGCTCATTGGAAACCTGCAAAAAGCTGATTGACGAAGCGGTTGCGGCCAAGGCTGATGCTGTTAAATTTCAGAAACGCACACCCGAAATTTGTGTACCTAAAGACCAATGGGAAATTATGCGCGATACCCCCTGGGGCCGCATCACCTACATCGATTACAAACGCAAAACAGAGTTTGGCATTGCCGAATATGCAACTATAGATCACTATTGCAAAAAGCTGGGAATCGATTGGTTTGTATCAGCCTGGGACGTTCCCTCCGTTGATTTTATGGAGCGCTTTGATACCATTTTATACAAACTGGCATCTGCATCGTTAACAGATTTCGACCTGATCCAGCGTATCCTGGAAACCGGTAAGCCGCTGATGTTATCAACAGGCATGTCCACCATGAAAGAGATTGAGGCCACCATGGATTTTGTGAATGCCTTTGATGAAAACTACCCGTTGTTCATAGCGCACTCTACCTCGGCCTATCCATGCGCCCCGCAGGAATTAAACCTTAAAATGATCCAGACGTTGGAGGCCAAATATCCGGGCATACCTATTGGTTATTCGGGCCACGAAACCGGTTTGGCTACAACGGTTGCCGCGGTGTCATTAGGTGCAACTTTTGTTGAACGCCACTTTACGCTCGACCGTGCCATGTGGGGATCAGACCATGCAGCGTCTGTTGAGCCACAAGGCCTGCAACGCCTGGTACGCGATATCCGCGATGTGGAAACCGCCACCGGCGACGGCGAAAAAAGAGTTTATGAATCTGAGCTGGCCCCTATGAAAAGATTAAGGGTTAACATCAGCGATGAGTATAAAGAAAAACCATTAGTTTAG